The Streptomyces fungicidicus nucleotide sequence GGGTGCCCGCCCCGCGCATCGAGGTGGTGCCCAACGGCGTCGACCTGGACCGCTTCCGTTTCCGGCCGGACCTGCGCGAGCGGACCCGCCGCCGTCTCGGCCTGCCGGAGGGCGCGTTCGTCGTCGGGGGCGTCGGCCGGCTCACCCGGGGCAAGCGGTTCGACGTCCTCGTCCAGGCGCTCGCCCTGCTGCCGGAGGACCACTGGCTGCTGCTGGTGGGCGGCGGTCCCGAGGAGCACCTGCTGCGCCGCACGGCCCACGAGGCGGGGGTGGCCGGGCGGGTGCTGTTCACCGGCGAACGGCCCGGCGTGCCGGACGGCAGCCCCGGCCCCGATCTGCCCTCGCTGGCCTCGGCGATGGACCTGTTCGCCTCCCCGTCCGCGGAGGAGGCCTTCGGCCTGGCGGCCGTGGAGGCGCTGGCGTCCGGCCTGCCCGTGCTCTACGCCGCCTGTCCCGCGATCGAGGACCTGCCCCCGGAGAACCGTGCCGGGGCCCGGCGGGTGCGCGGCGGCGCCGCGGCGTACGCCCGCGCGATCGCCGAGGTCCGCGCGGCGGGCCCGGCCCCGCGCACGGCCGCCCCGGCCGCGCACCACTACAGCATCAGCCACAGCACAGCCCGCCTCATGGACGTGTACGCGGCGGCGGTCGCCCGTACCGCGCCGTGAGCCGTCCGCCGTACCTCAAAGGGAGCAAGCCCCTCATGACCGACACCCCGACCCGTCGGCTCCGTCCGTTCCTGGCCCGTGTCCGAAGACTGCCGGCCTGGTCCGCGCTGGTGACGGGCACGTTCGTCGGCGGTCTGCTCGGCGGCGCGTACGGCCTGTTCACGCCCCCGGAGTACACGGCCACCGCCTACGTCGTCGCGGTGCCGACCGACAAGGCGACCCCGGACGCGGCCCGCGGTTTCGCGCAGGCGTACGGCCGGGTCGCCACCCAGCTCGCGGTGCTCGGCGACGCGCAGGTGTGGGCCGGTGTGCCGGTGCGGACGCTGCGGGACAGCGTGCGCACGGCGACCTCGCCGGACGCGCCGATGGTCGCCGTCTCGGCCACGGCCCCCCGGCCCGGTACGGCCGTCGACATGGCCAACGCGGTCTCCCGCGCGCTGACCCGGCACGCGGAGGACACCAAGGGCAACACCCAGGTCAGGCTGGTGCAGTTCTCGCGTGCGGTGAAGCCGGGCGCGCCGGCGAACGCGTCGTCCGCGGTCACCTCGCTGGTGGGCGCGAGCGCGGGCGGGCTGCTGGGCGGCCTGGCGCTGCTCGCCCGCCCGCGGCGGGCCGGGCGGGGCGAGGACCCCGCCCCGGCCGCCTCGGTGCCGGGCCCCGCCACCGCCGCCGATGTGCCGCGGTGACGGCGGCGACCCCGGCGGGAGCGGCGCCGTCACTCGCGGGCGCCTCACCACCAGTCGAAGCGGAAGCAGAACTGTCCTCCGAGCCAGTACTCCACCCACCGGCCCAGGTCCAGCGGCGAGCAGTCCTCCGGCGGCGGCGGGGTGTCGGGCGTGGTCGGTGCGGGAGCCGTCGGTGGCGGCGTGGTCGGCACGGGCGTGGGCTGCGGGGTGGTCTCCGGCTCCCCGTCGTGCGTGCGGCCGGAGAGGACGGACCGGTAGACGCGGGACGCGTGCGGGTTGTCGTCGCACTGCCACACCCCGTGCGGGCAGTAGTCGGTCAGCGTGTTGTAGAGCGGCCGGTGCCGGTCGATCCACGCGAGCATGCGCCGCATGTACTCGGGGTTGTCGCCGTTGCGGAAGAGCCCCCACTCCGGGTACGAGATCTGTTTGCCGTGGGCCCTCGCGAAGTCCACGTGCGCCTGGAGTCCGTACGGCTCCCTCACCTGCTCGTCGAAGGAGCGCCCGGCCGGCTGGTCGTAGGAGTCCATGCCGACGATGTCGACGGTGTCGTCCCCCGGGTAGCACTCCGTCCAGGGGACGGCGTCCCGGCCGCGGCTCGGCGTGAAGTCGAACCGGAACTTCTGTCCCGGCACCGCGCGCATGGTCCTGACGATCCGGTTCCAGTACTGCTTCCAGGACTCCGGGTCGGGGCCGCAGCGGTGGGTGTAGGTGACGCCGTTCATCTCCCAGCCGAGGACCACGACCGTGTCCGGCACCTTGAGCGCGACCAGCCGCTCGGCGAGGGCACGGAAGTGGTGGTCGAACTCGCCCGCCGCACCCCGCCGCAGCAGCGCGCGGACCTCGTCGTCGGGGACGCCCTCCTCGTTGCGTTCCTGCATGGGGACGTTGAGGACCAGCATCCGGTCGTTCCTGGCGTTGCGCCAGCGCGCCCAGGAGTCGAGGAAGCCGATGTCGCCCTCGATGTCGCTCCAGCGGTTGCCGGGCAGGTAGGTGTGGCCGACGCGCAGCTCGGCGCCGCCCAGCCAGCGGCTGAGCTCGTCCATGCGGGCCACCCCGCGCTCGTCGGAGGCGAGGAAGGCACCGAACGCCGGGACGCGGTGCGGCGCCGGGAGGACCGGCTGGGGGACCGACGGGGCTCCGACCGACGGGACTCCGACGGACGGGACGTCGACCGCCGGGACGTCGACCGCCGGGACGGTGGGGACCGCGGGCTCTCCGGGCGGGCCCGCGGGCGCCGCCCGGACCGGCACCGCCGGACGGGGGTCGGCCGGCACCGCTCCCGCCGCGGGGCCCGCCGCGAGGGCCGCGGACACGACGACCGCCGCCGCGCCCACTGCTTTCGCGCGGGCCCGGACCCGCCTGTGCTGTGGGGCCATTGGCTGCTCCTCTGTTCGGTCTCGTCCGCCTTGTGCCTGAATTCCGCCATATTGACGAACAGTCATTTCATACGAAGTCAGACACAGGACGTACGCCGGTGCCAATGCCACTGCGGCTTTCGAGTGCCGGGCTCCCCCGTGCGGGTGAGCCGGCGCCAGAAGAAAGTGAGAATTCGTGTCGTTGCTCGACACCCGTGTCCCCGCGGTTCTGCTGCGGACCGACCGGAACCCCTTTCACCACGGAACGCTGGGGGCCGTGCGGTCGCTCGGCAGGGCGGGCGTGGAGGTGCACCTCGTCGCCGACTCCGCGGGAAGTCCCGTCCACCGCTCGCGCTATGTGCACCGGATGCACGCCCCGCCGCCGCCGGGGGCCTCGGCGGACGAGATCCTCGCCGTGCTGCGCCGCGTGGCCGGACAGGTGGGCCGCCCGGCCGTCCTGATCCCGCTGGACGACGCGACCGCGATCGCCGCGGGACGCCTGCGTGACGACCTCTCGCCGTCCTATCTGCTGCCCGCGATGCCGGCCACGCTCTCCGAACGCGTCGCCGACAAGGCGGAACTGGCCGCCGTGTGCGCGTCCGCGGACGTACCGCACCCGCTGACGCTCGTTCCGGACAGCCCGCGGCAGGCCGCCGAGGACGCGCGGCGGCTCGGACTGCCGCTGGTCGCGAAGTGGAGCCGGCCCTGGCTGCTGCCGGCCGGCAGCGGACTGCGCAGCACCCAGGTGGTGCACACGGCACAGCAGGCCCGCGCGCTGCACGCGCGCACCGCGGAGGCGGGCAGCCCGCTGCTGCTCCAGGCGTTCCTGCCGCCCGGCGAGGACCGTGACTGGTTCTTCCACGGCTACGCCGACCGCTCGGGGACCGTGCGCGCCGGCGGGCCGGGCCGCAAGCAGCTGTCCTGGCCGCGCGGCGCGGGACTGACCGCGGTGGGCCACTGGACGCCCAACGCCGAGGTGCGGACGCTCGCCGAACGGGTCACCGGCGCGCTCGGCTACCGCGGTGTCTTCGACCTCGACTTCCGCCGGTGCGGCAGCACCGGCCGCTACCACCTCCTGGACTTCAACCCGCGCCCCGGCGCGCAGTTCCGGCTCTTCGCGGACAGCGCGGGACTGGACGTCGTACGCGCCCTGCACCTGGATCTGACCGGGCGTCCGCTGCCGGACGGGCAGCCGGTGGCCGGACGGTCGTTCGTGGTGGAGAACTACGCGCCGTTCGCCGCCCTGCGCACCGCACCCGGCGGACGCGAACTGGCTTGGTACGCCAGGGACGACCGGGTTCCCGGATGGGCGATGTGGGCCCTGTGGGCCCGTCATGTGTCCGGCCGGCTGCGGCAGCGGCTGGGCACCGCCCTCCCCGTACCGGCGCCCCGCCCGGCTCCCCGGGCGGTCGCACCCTCCCTTACCGACAACGAGAAAGCGAGCAGCTGATGATGTACGACCTCCTGGTGGTGGGCGCCGGTCCTTACGGTCTGTCGATCGCGTCCCACGCCGCGGCCGCCGGGCTGAACGTGCGGGTCTTCGGCCGGCCCATGGCGTGCTGGCGGGACAACATGCCCGGCGGCATGTTCCTGAAGTCGGAGCCGTGGGCGTCCAACCTCTCCGACCCGGCCGGGCGCTGGAAGCTGGAGGCCTACTGCGCCGAGCAGGGCCTGCCCGCGCGTCACGCGCACCCGATCCCCGTGGAGGCGTTCGCCTCGTACGGCCTGTGGTTCGCCCGCAACGCCGTGCCGGAGGTGGACGAGCGCATGGTGAGCCGGGTGTCGTCCGGCGCGGACGGGTTCACCGCGGTCACCGAGGACGGGCAGGCGCTGCAGGCGCGGACGGTGGCGCTGGCGGTCGGCGTGATGCCATTCATCGAGGTGCCGCAGGCGCTGCGCGGACTGCACCCCACGCTGGTGACGCACAGCAGCCACCACAGCGACCTGGGCCACTTCCAGGGCAAGGACGTCACGGTGATCGGCGGCGGACAGGCGGCCCTGGAGACCGCGGCGCTCCTCGCCGAACAGGGCACCCGGGTACGGGTGCTGGCGCGGGCGGAGCGGCTGTGCTGGAACGACGTGCCGCCGGCCTGGGAGCGGCCCTGGTGGCAGTCGCTGCGCTCGCCGCACAGCGGGCTGGGCCCCGGCTGGCGGAACTGGTTCTACTCCGAGCGCCCCGGCCTGTACCGGCGGCTGCCCGAGGCGACCCGGTCGCGGATCGCGGCCACGGCGCTGGGTCCGGCGGGCGCGTGGTGGGTGCGGGACCGGGTGGAGCGGGCGGTGGACCTGTTGCCCGGCCACGAGGTCACCGCGGCCGCCGCGGTGCCGGGCGGGCTGCGGCTCGACCTGGCCGGCCGGGACGGTTCACGGCGTTCGCTGGAGACCGAGCACGTCATCGCCGCGACGGGGTTCAAGGCGCACCGCGACCGGATCGGCCTGCTCTCCGCGGAGCTGCGCGGAAGGCTGACGGCCCTGCCGGACGGGTCCCCGGCGCTCGGCCACGGCTTCGAGTCCTCGCAGCCCGGGCTGTTCATGGCGGGTCTGGTGTCCGCGTCCGGCTTCGGACCGGCGATGCGGTTCGTGCACGGCGCGACGTTCACGGCGTCGACGCTGGTGCAGGGGGTGCGCCGGCGGCTGCGGGCAACCCCGGCGCGCGGGACCGTCCCGGTCCCCGGGGGCGGCAGCCGCAGCGCGGCGCCGTCGCCGGTGCGCGGCTGACGGCGGAACGGAACGAGGCGTCCCCCGGACCTGATCGGTCCGGGGGACGCCTCGTTGTGCGGGTACGGGTGCCGGGTGGGGTGGGCCCGGCATCCGTGGGCGGCTACCGGCGGGCGCCGAGACGGCCGCGGCGGTACAGCATCGCCCCGCCCGCGATCAGCGCGGCGCCGGCCGCGGAGGCGCCGAGCAGGCCGTCGCTGCCGGTCTCGGCCAGGTGCGGCGGGTTGCCGGGCACCTCCTCCTCCTCGGCCGGGGGCTTCTCGACCTCGTGCGTGGGAGGCGTCTTGACCTCGGTGGGCGGCTTCGGCCGCTCCTTCTCCGGCTCGTCCTCCTCCTTGCCGTAACCGCCGTCGTTGACGCAGGTGTTGCCGTAGGCGTCGTTGAACAGGCCGATCAGGCTGATGTTGTTGCCGCAGGCGTTCACCGGCAGGTGGATGGGCACCTGCACGTTGTTCCCGGACAGCACGCCGGGCGAGCCCTTGGCCCCGCCCACCGCGTGCGCGCCGTCGCCGGAGTCGCCGTAGGAGGAGTCGCCGTGCGAGGAACCGCCCTGCGCGGAGCCTCCGTGCGAGGAACCGCCGTGCGCGCGGTCCTCGGACTTCTTCCCGTCGCCGTGCGAGCCGTTGACGCACGTGTTGCCGGACGCCTCGTCGGCGATACCGACCACGGCGACGTTGTTGCCGCACGCGTTGATCGGCGCGTGGACGGGCGCCTGCACGTTGTTCCCGGAGAGCACGCCGGGCGAGCCCTTGGTGCCGCCCTCCGCGTGCGCGCCGTCACGGGACTCGCCGTGCGCGCCGTGCCCGGACTTGTCGGAGCCGTTGACACACGTGTTGCCGGACGCCTCGTTGAAGGCGCCGACCACGTCGACGTTGTTGCCGCACGCGTTCACCGGCACGTCGATCGGTGCCTGCACGTTGTTCCCGGACAGCACACCGGGAGAATCCTCGGCACCGCCCCCCGCGAACGAGTCGGCGAGGGCGGGGGTTCCGTACAGGGACAGAATGCCCGTGGCGGTGGCGGCCGCCGCGAGCATTCCCCTGCTCAGGGTCTGTCGCAATGTGGTTGTCTTCCTGCTTGAAGAAATGGGAGCGGCCACGCGTTCTGGCCCTCCGCTGCCGCATGGCCTACTCCTTCATCAACCCGACTCGGCGGAATCGGTTGCGCAGGTTCACCCGGTTGGACCGCTCGGTGCGGTGCGCGGGCCGGGCGTCAGGACACCACGTCCTTGCGGACGAAACCCCGGAACGCCAGCGCGAACAGCACCAGCGCGTACGTCACGGACACCGACGCGCCCTGGAGCATGCCGGACCACTCCAGCTCCGGCTGGACGGCGTCGGCCCAGGCGAACTGCCAGTGCGCGGGCAGGAAGTGCCGCCAGTCGCCGAGGGCGGTGACGGCGTCCAGCACGTTGCCCACGATGGTCAGGCCGACCGCGCCGCCGACCGCGCCCAGCGGCGCGTCCGTGCGGGTGGACAGCCAGAACGCCAGCGCGGCGGTGACCAGCTGCGACACGAAGAGGTACGCCACGACGACCACGAGCCGCTGCGCCGCCGTGGCGGGGTCGAGCGCGCCGCCGGTGGGGATCCGCAGCGGTCCCCATCCGTAGGCGGCCGTGCCGACGGCGAGCGCCACCACCGGCAG carries:
- a CDS encoding chaplin, with product MRQTLSRGMLAAAATATGILSLYGTPALADSFAGGGAEDSPGVLSGNNVQAPIDVPVNACGNNVDVVGAFNEASGNTCVNGSDKSGHGAHGESRDGAHAEGGTKGSPGVLSGNNVQAPVHAPINACGNNVAVVGIADEASGNTCVNGSHGDGKKSEDRAHGGSSHGGSAQGGSSHGDSSYGDSGDGAHAVGGAKGSPGVLSGNNVQVPIHLPVNACGNNISLIGLFNDAYGNTCVNDGGYGKEEDEPEKERPKPPTEVKTPPTHEVEKPPAEEEEVPGNPPHLAETGSDGLLGASAAGAALIAGGAMLYRRGRLGARR
- a CDS encoding glycoside hydrolase family 26 protein: MAPQHRRVRARAKAVGAAAVVVSAALAAGPAAGAVPADPRPAVPVRAAPAGPPGEPAVPTVPAVDVPAVDVPSVGVPSVGAPSVPQPVLPAPHRVPAFGAFLASDERGVARMDELSRWLGGAELRVGHTYLPGNRWSDIEGDIGFLDSWARWRNARNDRMLVLNVPMQERNEEGVPDDEVRALLRRGAAGEFDHHFRALAERLVALKVPDTVVVLGWEMNGVTYTHRCGPDPESWKQYWNRIVRTMRAVPGQKFRFDFTPSRGRDAVPWTECYPGDDTVDIVGMDSYDQPAGRSFDEQVREPYGLQAHVDFARAHGKQISYPEWGLFRNGDNPEYMRRMLAWIDRHRPLYNTLTDYCPHGVWQCDDNPHASRVYRSVLSGRTHDGEPETTPQPTPVPTTPPPTAPAPTTPDTPPPPEDCSPLDLGRWVEYWLGGQFCFRFDWW
- a CDS encoding glycosyltransferase, whose protein sequence is MRALHIITGLGVGGAEQQLRLLLRHLPVDCDVVTLTNPGAVADGLGADGVRVVHLGMGGNRDLGALPRLVRVIRAGGYDLVHTHLYRACVYGRLAARVAGVRAVVATEHSLGDTQMEGRRLTAGVRALYLASERLGSATVAVSPTVADRLKRWGVPAPRIEVVPNGVDLDRFRFRPDLRERTRRRLGLPEGAFVVGGVGRLTRGKRFDVLVQALALLPEDHWLLLVGGGPEEHLLRRTAHEAGVAGRVLFTGERPGVPDGSPGPDLPSLASAMDLFASPSAEEAFGLAAVEALASGLPVLYAACPAIEDLPPENRAGARRVRGGAAAYARAIAEVRAAGPAPRTAAPAAHHYSISHSTARLMDVYAAAVARTAP
- a CDS encoding carboxylate--amine ligase; translation: MSLLDTRVPAVLLRTDRNPFHHGTLGAVRSLGRAGVEVHLVADSAGSPVHRSRYVHRMHAPPPPGASADEILAVLRRVAGQVGRPAVLIPLDDATAIAAGRLRDDLSPSYLLPAMPATLSERVADKAELAAVCASADVPHPLTLVPDSPRQAAEDARRLGLPLVAKWSRPWLLPAGSGLRSTQVVHTAQQARALHARTAEAGSPLLLQAFLPPGEDRDWFFHGYADRSGTVRAGGPGRKQLSWPRGAGLTAVGHWTPNAEVRTLAERVTGALGYRGVFDLDFRRCGSTGRYHLLDFNPRPGAQFRLFADSAGLDVVRALHLDLTGRPLPDGQPVAGRSFVVENYAPFAALRTAPGGRELAWYARDDRVPGWAMWALWARHVSGRLRQRLGTALPVPAPRPAPRAVAPSLTDNEKASS
- a CDS encoding YveK family protein, encoding MTDTPTRRLRPFLARVRRLPAWSALVTGTFVGGLLGGAYGLFTPPEYTATAYVVAVPTDKATPDAARGFAQAYGRVATQLAVLGDAQVWAGVPVRTLRDSVRTATSPDAPMVAVSATAPRPGTAVDMANAVSRALTRHAEDTKGNTQVRLVQFSRAVKPGAPANASSAVTSLVGASAGGLLGGLALLARPRRAGRGEDPAPAASVPGPATAADVPR
- a CDS encoding NAD(P)-binding domain-containing protein; the protein is MYDLLVVGAGPYGLSIASHAAAAGLNVRVFGRPMACWRDNMPGGMFLKSEPWASNLSDPAGRWKLEAYCAEQGLPARHAHPIPVEAFASYGLWFARNAVPEVDERMVSRVSSGADGFTAVTEDGQALQARTVALAVGVMPFIEVPQALRGLHPTLVTHSSHHSDLGHFQGKDVTVIGGGQAALETAALLAEQGTRVRVLARAERLCWNDVPPAWERPWWQSLRSPHSGLGPGWRNWFYSERPGLYRRLPEATRSRIAATALGPAGAWWVRDRVERAVDLLPGHEVTAAAAVPGGLRLDLAGRDGSRRSLETEHVIAATGFKAHRDRIGLLSAELRGRLTALPDGSPALGHGFESSQPGLFMAGLVSASGFGPAMRFVHGATFTASTLVQGVRRRLRATPARGTVPVPGGGSRSAAPSPVRG